Proteins from a single region of Geothrix sp. PMB-07:
- a CDS encoding ATP-binding protein: MKPLPLRRLLLRESLLVVGLGGLGLAGLGWWGARAIMVAQAKMRAEAGLREVERRVQASLQEAVRTGEALAQMGRMGQLAPMDTLAGEQQLLTELSSRPSLSNLTFVLPDGQASAANAPEAQYQNHWLTRGTHFERGLPQRMLHLWDNHYQRVQSMPDPAAPPDWRLRPWVIQGLREGRGSWTPPYLFLGKVGFGLTYTVPVSRGDRPLGVLGVDLVLGDLRPWLNEAKPTEGTRLAILDGDGRLLVPPEQEPDSKDPEASRILTPEPLDTVRHPIPTAIHNTPTAIRPGLWPQIKVGAETFLVQRRRVHLEGGLDWELLMAIPEGDLLREPRKLALATLAACLGALTFLAWRMAWSSRQIAAPLEELAAQAGSLAEAHAITPPETRILELQELARSLRAASIALEEQANLEGHLRQAQRREMIGTLAAGVAHDLGNLISAAGANLELAQDQGLPEASRLRSLGMASTALRRSRGFLRALLTIGRPVEEEPGPIELGQLLRESGALLEPLLGALVTLKVQAPQAPVWIHGDRLQLEQVLLNLAVNGRDAMPKGGLLTLEAGLGADHRPFLAVSDAGQGISPEVKQQLFTPFFTTKSADRGSGLGLAMVQGIARAHGAEIDVESTLGQGSRFILHFPRHPAS, encoded by the coding sequence ATGAAGCCACTGCCCCTCCGCCGTCTCCTGCTCCGTGAAAGCCTACTGGTGGTGGGGCTGGGAGGCCTTGGATTGGCTGGCCTCGGCTGGTGGGGGGCCCGGGCCATCATGGTGGCCCAAGCCAAAATGAGGGCTGAGGCGGGGCTTCGGGAGGTGGAGCGTCGTGTACAGGCCAGTCTCCAAGAGGCCGTCCGCACTGGGGAAGCCCTGGCCCAGATGGGGCGAATGGGCCAACTGGCCCCCATGGACACCCTGGCAGGGGAGCAGCAGCTGCTCACGGAGCTGAGCAGTCGCCCCAGCCTCTCCAACCTCACCTTCGTGCTGCCCGATGGCCAAGCCTCCGCCGCCAACGCGCCCGAAGCCCAGTATCAAAACCACTGGCTCACCCGTGGCACCCACTTCGAGCGGGGCCTACCGCAACGCATGCTGCACCTCTGGGACAACCACTACCAGCGGGTTCAGTCGATGCCAGATCCCGCCGCGCCCCCGGACTGGCGCCTTCGCCCCTGGGTGATCCAGGGGCTGCGGGAAGGCCGCGGCAGCTGGACCCCCCCCTACCTCTTCCTCGGCAAGGTGGGTTTTGGACTGACCTACACCGTTCCCGTTTCCCGGGGGGACCGCCCCCTGGGTGTGCTGGGGGTGGACCTGGTGCTGGGCGACCTCCGTCCCTGGCTGAATGAGGCCAAGCCCACCGAAGGCACCCGCCTGGCCATTCTTGATGGTGACGGCCGTCTGCTGGTGCCACCCGAGCAGGAGCCGGATTCCAAGGATCCGGAGGCTTCGCGGATCTTGACGCCAGAACCCCTCGATACGGTCCGCCATCCCATCCCCACGGCCATCCACAACACGCCCACCGCCATCCGCCCAGGCCTCTGGCCCCAGATCAAAGTGGGCGCCGAAACCTTCCTGGTGCAGCGCCGGAGGGTTCATCTGGAGGGCGGCCTGGATTGGGAGCTCCTGATGGCCATTCCCGAGGGGGATCTGCTCAGGGAGCCGCGAAAGCTGGCCCTGGCCACCCTGGCCGCCTGCCTGGGTGCCCTGACCTTTCTGGCCTGGCGCATGGCCTGGAGCAGCCGCCAGATTGCGGCACCCCTCGAAGAACTGGCTGCCCAGGCCGGCTCTCTGGCGGAAGCCCACGCCATCACACCGCCGGAAACCCGCATCCTTGAGCTCCAGGAACTGGCTCGCAGCTTGAGGGCGGCCTCCATTGCCCTGGAGGAACAGGCCAACCTGGAGGGCCACCTTCGCCAGGCCCAGCGGCGGGAGATGATTGGGACCCTGGCGGCGGGAGTGGCCCACGACCTGGGCAACCTCATTTCCGCTGCGGGCGCGAATTTGGAATTGGCCCAGGACCAGGGCCTGCCGGAGGCTTCCCGGTTGCGCAGCTTGGGCATGGCCTCCACGGCCCTCCGGCGCAGCCGTGGGTTCCTGCGGGCCCTGCTGACCATTGGCAGGCCGGTGGAAGAAGAACCCGGTCCCATTGAGCTGGGTCAGCTGCTCCGGGAATCCGGCGCCCTGCTGGAGCCACTGCTGGGCGCCCTGGTCACCCTGAAGGTGCAGGCCCCTCAAGCGCCTGTGTGGATCCACGGGGATCGCCTCCAGCTCGAGCAGGTGCTCTTGAACCTGGCGGTGAATGGCCGGGACGCCATGCCCAAAGGCGGACTCCTCACCCTCGAGGCAGGCTTGGGGGCAGATCATCGCCCCTTCCTGGCCGTGTCCGATGCGGGTCAGGGCATTTCGCCCGAAGTGAAGCAGCAGCTGTTCACGCCCTTCTTCACCACCAAGTCGGCCGACCGGGGTTCCGGACTTGGCCTGGCCATGGTCCAGGGCATCGCCCGTGCCCACGGCGCCGAAATCGACGTGGAAAGCACGCTGGGCCAAGGCAGCCGGTTCATCCTCCACTTCCCCAGGCATCCTGCGTCCTGA
- the ispH gene encoding 4-hydroxy-3-methylbut-2-enyl diphosphate reductase, with amino-acid sequence MKVIVAKTAGFCWGVKRAMDAVLEASVRNDGRPVQTLGPLIHNPQALELIGKRGVAVAEAPDKVQNGTVVIRAHGIPIQDLRGLKERQAKGELTIVNATCPEVAKVHHKIKKWSPKGYFTVILGSHGHAESVAHRSFAEHGSVIVANMAEAEALTDEQLKKVLVVAQTTFTVKDYHAITDYIRGRAGDAVFENTICEDTWMRQDEAKELARTVDAVIVVGGKASSNTKHLAELAHHYGKPVQYVETACELDLSAFTGRETVGVLAGASTPTWLVDEVVDVLEQLGDGPSRWRSFLQGAFGSSSLMAVGAGLMTLGVHRWLGLPLGWRYPLLTAAYVLAMYLLSPFLDPLGLGAKGPARARFLERNRKVLLASALAALALTFGLAASLGGKVLSIVAAASLVGAAYKQRIRLGGREWALRRIPGSKDVVVALALATVAVITPVWQEGRAWDLRAFAAIFLVGVLAFVRTVIYEIHDMQNDQIVGKETLPILLGKRATKAVLLSLLGTLLAGTLWLTFDNRTHGHPMAVALVLVICAAYPVIYLWLYHERFTTGRTRFELSVDLSFYLVGLLALV; translated from the coding sequence ATGAAGGTCATCGTCGCCAAGACCGCGGGTTTTTGCTGGGGCGTGAAGCGCGCCATGGACGCGGTGCTGGAGGCCTCCGTGCGCAATGACGGCCGACCGGTGCAGACGCTGGGGCCGCTCATCCACAACCCCCAGGCCCTGGAACTCATCGGCAAGCGGGGCGTGGCCGTGGCCGAGGCCCCCGACAAGGTGCAGAACGGCACCGTGGTGATCCGGGCCCATGGCATTCCCATCCAGGACTTGCGGGGCCTCAAGGAGCGTCAGGCCAAGGGCGAGCTGACCATCGTGAATGCCACGTGCCCCGAAGTGGCGAAGGTGCACCACAAGATCAAGAAATGGAGCCCCAAGGGCTATTTCACCGTGATTCTCGGCAGCCATGGCCATGCGGAAAGCGTGGCCCACCGCAGCTTTGCAGAGCACGGCTCGGTCATTGTGGCCAACATGGCCGAGGCCGAAGCGCTCACCGACGAGCAGTTGAAGAAGGTGCTGGTGGTGGCCCAGACCACCTTCACGGTGAAGGATTACCACGCCATCACCGATTACATCCGCGGTCGCGCCGGCGATGCGGTGTTCGAGAACACCATCTGCGAAGACACCTGGATGCGGCAGGATGAGGCCAAGGAACTGGCCCGCACGGTGGATGCGGTCATCGTCGTGGGCGGCAAGGCTTCCAGCAACACCAAACACCTGGCCGAACTGGCCCATCACTACGGCAAACCGGTGCAGTACGTGGAGACCGCCTGTGAATTGGATCTCAGCGCCTTCACGGGCCGGGAGACCGTCGGTGTGCTGGCGGGCGCCTCGACTCCCACCTGGCTGGTGGACGAGGTGGTGGATGTGTTGGAGCAGTTGGGTGACGGCCCCAGCCGCTGGCGCAGCTTCCTGCAGGGCGCGTTTGGAAGCTCTTCGCTGATGGCCGTGGGCGCGGGGTTGATGACCCTGGGGGTCCACCGCTGGCTGGGCCTGCCGCTGGGCTGGCGCTATCCCCTGCTCACTGCCGCGTATGTGCTGGCCATGTACCTGCTCAGTCCTTTCCTGGATCCGCTGGGCCTGGGCGCCAAGGGACCGGCCCGAGCCCGTTTCCTGGAGCGCAACCGAAAGGTGCTGTTGGCCTCGGCCCTGGCGGCCCTGGCGCTGACCTTCGGTTTGGCCGCCAGCCTGGGCGGAAAAGTTTTGAGCATCGTCGCCGCCGCCTCCTTGGTGGGCGCCGCCTACAAGCAGCGCATCCGCCTGGGTGGCCGGGAGTGGGCCCTGCGCCGGATTCCCGGCTCGAAGGATGTGGTGGTGGCCCTGGCCCTGGCCACGGTGGCGGTCATCACACCGGTCTGGCAGGAAGGACGCGCCTGGGATCTGCGGGCTTTCGCGGCCATCTTCCTGGTGGGCGTGTTGGCTTTTGTGCGCACGGTGATCTACGAGATCCACGACATGCAGAACGATCAGATCGTGGGCAAAGAGACGCTGCCCATCCTGCTGGGGAAGCGCGCCACCAAGGCCGTGCTCCTGAGCCTTCTGGGCACCCTGCTGGCCGGAACCCTCTGGCTCACCTTCGACAATCGCACCCATGGACATCCCATGGCTGTGGCCCTTGTGCTGGTCATCTGCGCCGCCTACCCGGTGATCTACCTCTGGCTGTACCACGAGCGCTTCACCACCGGCAGGACTCGCTTCGAGTTGAGCGTGGATCTGAGTTTTTACCTCGTGGGCCTGCTGGCGCTGGTCTGA
- a CDS encoding SDR family oxidoreductase yields MRNWVLITGCSTGIGRALVPLCRASGWGVVATARKAESLADLPLGDDLRILALDVTDADSITRAAGACADLRLRALVNNAGYGQVGPLELLRAEELRAQFETNVIGLHQVTNAFLPLLRRERGARILQVASMLGRLSIPLGGAYNASKHAVVALAETLRLEVGREVAVVLVEPGAIRTAFRDSLPLVWGDLPERSQGTPYEGVIASYLENRKGQAERYAMDAGACARKMLQALNAKHPPRRLVIGWDAHWVGKLKALLPAAWWEALMWRVYGLG; encoded by the coding sequence ATGCGGAACTGGGTGCTGATCACGGGATGCTCCACGGGTATTGGACGGGCTCTGGTGCCGCTCTGCCGTGCTTCGGGCTGGGGCGTGGTGGCCACAGCCCGGAAGGCGGAGAGCCTGGCGGACCTGCCGCTGGGGGATGACCTCCGCATCCTCGCCCTGGATGTGACCGATGCCGACAGCATCACCAGGGCGGCCGGGGCCTGTGCAGACCTGCGTCTTCGCGCCCTGGTGAACAACGCGGGTTACGGCCAGGTGGGGCCCCTGGAGCTGCTTCGTGCAGAGGAACTCCGGGCGCAGTTTGAAACGAACGTCATCGGCCTCCATCAGGTGACCAACGCCTTCCTGCCGCTGCTGCGGCGGGAGCGGGGGGCGCGAATCCTACAGGTGGCTTCGATGCTGGGACGTCTGTCCATTCCGCTGGGAGGCGCCTACAACGCCTCCAAACATGCGGTGGTGGCCCTCGCTGAGACCCTGCGGTTGGAGGTGGGTCGCGAGGTGGCCGTGGTGCTGGTGGAGCCCGGCGCCATCCGCACGGCCTTCCGCGACAGCCTGCCCCTGGTTTGGGGTGACCTGCCGGAACGCTCCCAGGGCACGCCCTATGAAGGCGTCATTGCCAGCTACCTGGAGAACCGCAAAGGCCAGGCCGAGCGGTATGCCATGGATGCCGGGGCCTGCGCCCGCAAGATGCTGCAGGCTCTCAACGCCAAGCACCCGCCCCGCCGCCTGGTGATTGGGTGGGATGCCCACTGGGTGGGCAAGCTCAAGGCCCTTCTGCCCGCGGCCTGGTGGGAGGCCCTGATGTGGCGGGTGTACGGCCTCGGTTGA
- a CDS encoding cache domain-containing protein: MPRPSICVSILACLASSLPAQGQQNQAQALVKEAVGYAKTQGKEALLRETNQGQGRFHSRDGKALYIFVYDMTGVCKAIGYQSQLVGVNRWGVKDPDGKYFIQELVQVAKTKGSGWVDYKYPNPTTGKIETKTSYVEYLDGWIVGCGVYR, encoded by the coding sequence ATGCCCCGCCCCTCAATCTGCGTTTCGATTCTGGCCTGCCTCGCCAGCAGCCTTCCGGCGCAGGGACAGCAGAATCAGGCGCAGGCCCTGGTCAAGGAGGCCGTCGGCTATGCGAAAACCCAGGGGAAGGAGGCCCTCCTGCGCGAGACCAACCAGGGCCAAGGGCGCTTCCATTCACGCGACGGCAAGGCACTGTACATCTTCGTCTATGACATGACCGGTGTCTGCAAGGCCATCGGCTATCAAAGCCAGCTGGTCGGCGTGAACCGCTGGGGCGTGAAGGATCCTGATGGGAAGTATTTCATCCAGGAATTGGTCCAGGTCGCCAAGACCAAGGGCAGCGGCTGGGTGGACTACAAATACCCCAACCCAACCACCGGCAAGATCGAAACCAAAACCTCGTACGTGGAGTATCTCGACGGCTGGATCGTGGGCTGCGGCGTCTACCGTTAG
- a CDS encoding acyltransferase, giving the protein MSDPSARRPDLDGLRIICILLLHLYHSARMFNVNDPWHVKAPQLLAALNGPMDLLHMVRMPLLMLIAGMATAFALRRRSVGAFAWDRVKRLLLPLVFGMLVIVPPQVWVEWVWKGQYAGSYIAFWPSVLRGVPYPKGSLSWHHLWFVAYLFVFCMLALPLFGWFRSASGARLLGRTEAFLARVANLWWLAVPIMLGRFLLRNHPETHDLVRDPKNLAFYGGLFLAGHLMGLLPSLGERVKALRHWHLGLALATLAGVYLGDKLPVPLRYLTFYTAIWASLCAALGYGHAHITRSTPLLHHAQALAYPFYIFHQSVIVVLCWWMLRFHLPPWTFFGLLTLASFLATWGLCETVARIGWLRPCLGMGPRKPPSHPAETRPDARLGAILSDEAH; this is encoded by the coding sequence ATGTCCGATCCATCCGCCCGCAGGCCCGACCTCGATGGCCTCCGCATCATCTGCATCCTGCTGCTGCACCTCTACCATTCGGCCCGGATGTTCAACGTGAACGATCCCTGGCACGTGAAGGCACCGCAGTTGCTGGCGGCGCTGAATGGCCCCATGGATCTCCTCCACATGGTGCGCATGCCCCTGCTGATGCTCATCGCCGGGATGGCCACGGCCTTTGCCCTGCGTCGGCGGAGTGTCGGCGCCTTCGCCTGGGACCGGGTGAAGCGGCTGCTGCTGCCCCTGGTCTTCGGCATGCTGGTGATCGTGCCGCCGCAGGTTTGGGTGGAATGGGTGTGGAAGGGGCAGTACGCAGGCAGCTACATTGCGTTCTGGCCTTCGGTGCTGCGGGGCGTTCCCTATCCCAAGGGCAGCCTCAGCTGGCACCACCTCTGGTTCGTGGCCTACCTCTTCGTGTTCTGCATGCTGGCACTGCCGCTCTTCGGCTGGTTCCGCAGCGCCTCCGGCGCCCGGCTCCTAGGGCGCACCGAGGCGTTCCTGGCCCGTGTGGCCAATCTTTGGTGGCTGGCGGTGCCGATCATGCTGGGGCGGTTCCTGCTGCGCAACCATCCCGAGACCCACGACCTGGTGCGGGATCCCAAGAACCTCGCGTTCTATGGCGGGCTTTTCCTCGCGGGGCATTTGATGGGTCTCTTGCCCAGTCTTGGTGAGCGGGTGAAGGCCCTGCGCCATTGGCATCTGGGCCTCGCCCTGGCCACCCTGGCAGGCGTGTACCTGGGAGACAAGCTGCCGGTACCGCTGCGCTACCTCACGTTCTACACCGCCATCTGGGCTTCGTTGTGCGCGGCTCTTGGGTACGGTCATGCCCACATCACGCGTTCTACGCCCCTGCTGCACCACGCCCAGGCATTGGCCTATCCCTTCTACATCTTCCACCAGAGCGTGATCGTGGTGCTGTGCTGGTGGATGCTGCGCTTCCATCTGCCGCCCTGGACCTTTTTCGGCCTGCTCACATTGGCCTCCTTCCTCGCCACCTGGGGGCTCTGCGAAACCGTGGCACGCATCGGCTGGCTGCGCCCCTGCCTGGGCATGGGGCCCCGGAAACCGCCAAGCCATCCCGCGGAGACCCGCCCGGATGCCCGGCTTGGCGCCATACTTTCAGACGAGGCCCACTGA
- a CDS encoding sensor histidine kinase: MQTYLSTPTTWRWPRLRLRWAALALALFLANGVWRAVTVALDLRASGLSTRIWEPLVWELSSSLVVWALLPLIMAVVENAPWRKGGRLRFLGFHALGCLLFWGFHVAGMWGLRIWVYRWSGWGPYDYGRTAYRVPMEGFKDLISFAGLALLFHLLEARRARQARDLAAARLEAELREARLQALSAQLDPHFLFNALNTLSSLMYEDLPKADHLITALGQMLRDGLQAEGPTWPLDRELEHLQHYLAFAEARFGDRLQVEQAIAPGLGRLPVPRFALQRLVENALKHNEGTPGRVLRVRVEVQQHGGLARLSVSDDGVGFLDAKAGGLGLDNLRRSLALLHGDMGTLDVGEAPGGGARVGLSLPVEAAHG; the protein is encoded by the coding sequence ATGCAGACCTACCTCTCCACACCCACCACCTGGCGCTGGCCTCGGCTGCGCCTGCGTTGGGCGGCACTGGCGCTGGCCCTGTTCTTGGCCAATGGGGTGTGGCGGGCGGTGACGGTGGCGCTGGATCTTCGCGCCTCCGGGCTATCGACGCGGATTTGGGAGCCCCTGGTCTGGGAACTCAGTTCCTCCCTGGTGGTCTGGGCCCTGCTGCCTCTGATCATGGCCGTGGTCGAGAACGCCCCCTGGCGCAAGGGTGGAAGGCTGCGTTTCCTCGGCTTTCATGCGCTGGGCTGCCTCCTGTTCTGGGGCTTTCATGTGGCGGGCATGTGGGGGCTCAGGATCTGGGTCTACCGGTGGTCGGGCTGGGGTCCCTACGACTACGGGCGCACGGCCTACCGGGTGCCCATGGAGGGGTTCAAGGATCTCATCAGCTTCGCGGGTTTGGCCCTGCTCTTCCATCTGCTGGAAGCCCGCCGCGCCCGCCAGGCACGGGACCTGGCGGCGGCGCGCCTGGAGGCGGAGCTGCGTGAGGCCCGGCTGCAGGCCCTGTCCGCGCAGCTCGACCCCCACTTCCTGTTCAATGCGCTGAACACGCTGAGCAGCCTGATGTATGAGGATCTGCCCAAGGCGGATCACCTCATCACTGCGTTGGGACAGATGTTGCGGGATGGGCTTCAGGCCGAGGGCCCCACCTGGCCCCTGGACCGAGAGCTGGAGCACCTCCAGCACTACCTGGCCTTCGCCGAGGCGCGTTTCGGCGATCGGCTTCAGGTGGAGCAGGCCATTGCGCCGGGTCTGGGACGCCTGCCGGTACCGCGCTTCGCCTTGCAGCGCCTGGTCGAAAACGCCCTCAAGCACAACGAGGGCACCCCTGGGCGGGTGCTGCGTGTGCGGGTGGAAGTCCAGCAGCACGGCGGACTGGCGCGGCTCTCCGTTTCAGATGATGGTGTGGGGTTTCTGGATGCCAAGGCTGGCGGTCTCGGCCTCGACAACCTGCGGCGGAGCCTCGCCCTGCTGCATGGGGACATGGGGACGCTGGACGTGGGCGAGGCGCCTGGCGGCGGCGCTCGGGTTGGTCTGAGCCTGCCCGTGGAGGCCGCCCATGGCTGA
- a CDS encoding LytTR family DNA-binding domain-containing protein has protein sequence MAEPFRVLVVDDEAPARSKLKRMLASDARFTWIGEAADGLDAVAKTRSLKPDLLILDIQMPGLTGFEVLEALPTPLPQIIFSTAYDQYALNAFEASAVDYLLKPYDGERLARALDRAASLLGARKPDELKGLLSRVAHLPLERLLVEGERGLEALPLKAILRLEAEGKLVLVHTEKGVFEVRRALRDLEARLPPHRFTRVHRSTLVALEAVQRLEPWDHGDGLLVLRGGSHCVLSRTYRAAFLERWGGGA, from the coding sequence ATGGCTGAGCCGTTTCGCGTGTTGGTGGTGGACGACGAGGCTCCGGCCCGCTCCAAACTGAAGCGAATGCTCGCCTCGGATGCGCGATTCACCTGGATCGGCGAGGCCGCCGATGGGCTAGACGCAGTGGCGAAAACCCGGAGCCTCAAGCCGGACCTGCTCATCCTTGACATCCAGATGCCGGGGTTGACGGGTTTCGAGGTGCTGGAGGCCCTGCCAACACCCCTGCCGCAGATCATCTTCTCCACCGCCTACGATCAGTACGCCCTGAATGCCTTCGAGGCCTCGGCCGTGGATTATCTGCTGAAGCCCTACGACGGGGAGCGGCTGGCCCGTGCGCTGGATCGGGCCGCCTCGTTGCTTGGCGCAAGGAAGCCTGACGAACTGAAGGGCCTGCTGAGCCGCGTGGCGCATCTTCCCCTGGAGCGCCTGCTGGTCGAGGGCGAACGTGGGCTGGAGGCCCTGCCTTTGAAAGCCATCCTCCGCCTGGAGGCCGAGGGCAAGCTGGTGCTCGTGCACACCGAAAAGGGTGTGTTCGAAGTGCGTCGGGCCCTGAGAGATCTTGAAGCGCGGCTGCCGCCCCATCGATTCACCCGCGTGCACCGCAGCACCCTCGTCGCGCTGGAAGCGGTTCAGCGTCTGGAACCCTGGGATCACGGCGATGGCCTCCTTGTCCTCCGCGGTGGCAGCCACTGTGTACTGAGCCGCACCTACCGGGCCGCCTTTCTGGAGCGCTGGGGTGGCGGCGCCTGA
- a CDS encoding alpha/beta hydrolase produces MTRPNPNDLRIRALRVGFQALRLLSRDLACRGAERLFSTPRRRRETDQERTLLRTGRTFHFQSRGLRLRGHLWGEGPAVLCLHGWEGWGAQFHPFVEPLTQAGFSLLTFDQPGHGGSQGRRSGPLDWAQASLDLVAEVGPIHGVVAHSLGAAGVGVAMDRGLQVPRAVFLAPPARPDPFYHGVLSLLGFPESEHPAAFKAYARRAGLPPERLRLRSLAPRLAPPVLVIHDKGDREVPWSDGESIALAAPRGRLLSTEGLGHRRLLRDPGVIEATLAFLKQGGTLRPLPFHGDGPRSLEWHLFHRECRGDCSDPELIQA; encoded by the coding sequence ATGACCCGGCCGAATCCGAACGATCTGCGCATCCGGGCCCTGCGGGTGGGGTTCCAGGCCCTGCGGCTGCTCTCCCGCGATCTCGCTTGCCGCGGCGCGGAGCGCCTCTTTTCCACTCCACGGCGGCGGAGGGAAACCGACCAGGAGCGCACCCTGCTGCGCACAGGACGCACCTTCCACTTCCAGTCCAGGGGACTGCGGCTCCGCGGCCACCTCTGGGGTGAGGGCCCCGCGGTGCTCTGCCTCCATGGCTGGGAAGGCTGGGGCGCGCAATTCCACCCCTTCGTGGAACCCCTGACCCAGGCTGGGTTTTCGCTGCTGACCTTCGATCAGCCGGGCCACGGCGGCTCCCAGGGCCGTCGCAGCGGGCCCCTGGACTGGGCCCAGGCCTCCCTCGATCTCGTGGCCGAGGTCGGCCCCATCCATGGGGTGGTGGCCCACTCGCTGGGCGCCGCCGGCGTGGGAGTCGCCATGGACCGCGGCCTCCAGGTCCCCCGCGCCGTCTTCCTGGCGCCGCCGGCGCGGCCCGATCCCTTCTATCACGGCGTGCTGTCGCTGCTGGGGTTCCCGGAATCGGAGCACCCGGCTGCCTTCAAGGCCTACGCCCGTCGCGCCGGCCTGCCCCCGGAGCGGCTGCGCCTGCGCAGCCTGGCGCCCCGCCTCGCTCCACCCGTGCTGGTGATCCACGACAAGGGCGATCGCGAGGTGCCCTGGTCCGATGGCGAATCCATCGCACTGGCCGCGCCGCGGGGACGCCTGCTGAGCACGGAGGGACTGGGCCATCGCCGCCTCCTGCGGGATCCCGGCGTGATCGAGGCCACCCTCGCCTTCCTGAAACAGGGCGGGACTCTCAGGCCCCTGCCTTTCCATGGCGACGGCCCGCGCAGCCTGGAATGGCACCTCTTCCACCGGGAATGCCGGGGGGATTGTTCAGATCCCGAGCTGATCCAGGCCTGA
- a CDS encoding TetR/AcrR family transcriptional regulator encodes MTPAAPKTLVPLPANKGALTRQAILQEAMDLASVSGLEGLTIGSLAEATGLSKSGLFAHFGSKEELQLATVQAARALFIEQVFAPALAAPRGLKRLCAALVSWLNYAEREMFRGGCFFAAVSVEFDSRPGPVKDMVAACMGDWRASLARLVSEAKESGELSRGADPDQLAFEFEALAIGANGAFQLHRDHRSFTMARRAIKERLKTFATPGTRLPSL; translated from the coding sequence ATGACCCCCGCCGCACCCAAAACCCTCGTCCCCCTGCCCGCCAACAAGGGCGCCCTCACGCGCCAGGCCATCCTCCAAGAGGCCATGGATCTGGCCTCGGTGAGCGGGCTGGAGGGGTTGACCATCGGCTCTCTGGCCGAAGCGACGGGCCTCAGCAAGAGCGGACTCTTCGCCCATTTCGGTTCCAAGGAAGAGCTTCAGCTGGCCACCGTGCAAGCCGCCCGGGCCCTCTTCATCGAGCAGGTCTTCGCGCCCGCGCTCGCGGCGCCGCGCGGGCTGAAGCGCCTCTGCGCGGCCCTGGTCTCCTGGCTCAATTACGCAGAACGTGAGATGTTCCGCGGCGGCTGTTTCTTCGCCGCGGTGTCGGTGGAGTTCGACAGTCGGCCCGGTCCCGTGAAAGACATGGTGGCCGCCTGCATGGGGGACTGGCGGGCCTCCCTGGCGCGCCTCGTTTCCGAGGCCAAGGAGTCCGGCGAGCTTTCGCGTGGGGCCGATCCCGATCAGCTGGCCTTCGAATTCGAGGCGCTGGCCATCGGCGCCAACGGCGCCTTCCAGCTCCATCGTGATCACCGCAGTTTCACCATGGCCCGCCGCGCCATCAAGGAGCGGCTCAAAACCTTCGCCACCCCCGGAACTCGTCTTCCCTCCCTCTGA